From Salvia splendens isolate huo1 chromosome 3, SspV2, whole genome shotgun sequence, a single genomic window includes:
- the LOC121794704 gene encoding amino acid transporter AVT1J-like isoform X2 — protein sequence MELPNIEELESQNHPPQKNGASFITTCINGLNALTGIRLLSIPYALSHGGWLSLITLTVIAMICFYTALLLKKCMDSNSLIKTYPDIGEHAFGKKGRALISIFMYLELFLLAVEFLILEGDNLHKLFPYTNVRVWGKTIGGKPMFIILTALVMLPTTWLRNLSLLAYVSAGGILAYLILIATVFWIGAFENVGFHEKEALWRYNRMPTAVSLYTFCYCGHAVFPTICTSMKDKTQFPKVLLV from the exons ATGGAGTTGCCCAATATTGAGGAACTGGAATCCCAAAACCATCCACCACAAAAAAATGGTGCTTCTTTCATCACAACTTGCATCAATGGCCTTAATGCTCTAACtg GTATTAGACTATTATCGATACCATATGCACTATCACACGGAGGGTGGCTTTCTCTCATCACACTTACTGTTATAGCAATGATATGTTTTTACACAGCTTTACTTCTAAAAAAATGCATGGATTCAAATAGTCTCATCAAAACTTACCCGGACATAGGCGAGCATGCGTTTGGGAAGAAAGGGAGAGCCCTTATATCCATCTTCATGTACCTCGAGCTCTTCCTCCTTGCAGTGGAGTTCCTCATCTTGGAAGGTGACAACTTGCATAAGCTCTTCCCTTACACAAACGTTCGCGTTTGGGGGAAGACCATTGGGGGAAAGCCAATGTTCATCATCCTCACCGCGCTAGTAATGCTGCCCACGACATGGCTGAGAAATCTCTCCCTCCTAGCATATGTCTCTGCAGGTGGGATTCTAGCCTATCTGATTCTTATTGCTACGGTTTTTTGGATTGGAGCGTTTGAGAATGTGGGATTTCATGAAAAGGAAGCTCTTTGGAGGTATAATAGAATGCCAACTGCAGTGAGCTTGTACACATTCTGTTACTGTGGTCATGCTGTTTTCCCTACTATTTGCACTTCAATGAAAGACAAAACACAATTTCCTAAG GTATTGTTGGTGTAA
- the LOC121794828 gene encoding probable apyrase 6 isoform X2, whose amino-acid sequence MRRLNATTVRPSPEEDNKDMDPIKFQFRTSRPGFRPPNNKQPNLISKFCLYIAISIAILLFCYALLYGNRIDENKKYGIVIDGGSTGTRIHVFKYDVVNGNLALDFSDKGRASMRVNPGLSAYAEDPQGAGAATAQLVEFAKRNVPRERWGDTEIRLMATAGLRLLEKEGQERILDACRRTLGASGFRFRDDWASVITGSDEGLYAWVVANYALGTLGAEPTHTTGIIELGGASAQVTFVSNEPMPPEFSRQVKFGNFTYNLYSHSLLHYGQNVAFESLKESLLSGHQELPAESLYIKKPMDPCTPRGYAYEKEARRLSPISLFEKRRYMSTLSPSGNFSECRSASLKLLQRGKDKCSYHTCYIGSTFIPKLQGKFLATENFFHTSKFFRLRQRSFLSGLMAAGEEFCKDDWSKLTKKYSFLNAEDLKHYCFSSAYIVAMLHDSLGIALDDRRIKYANQVDSIPLDWALGAFILQSATELDTDNADWLAPVIGGESSPLPLLFGIFLMVVLVSWFVVRRRKPHLKTIYDMEKDNDDQVPQ is encoded by the exons ATGCGCCGATTGAATGCCACCACAGTACGCCCTAGTCCCGAAGAAGATAACAAAGATATGGATCCGATCAAATTCCAATTCCGGACGTCCCGACCCGGATTCCGACCCCCCAACAACAAGCAGCCAAATCTAATATCAAAATTCTGTCTCTACATCGCTATCTCGATTGCGATTTTGCTATTTTGCTACGCTCTGCTGTATGGGAACAGAATTGACGAAAACAAGAAATACGGCATCGTGATCGACGGAGGGAGCACGGGGACCAGGATTCATGTGTTCAAGTACGACGTTGTGAATGGGAATTTGGCCCTGGATTTCTCCGACAAGGGGCGGGCGTCGATGAGGGTGAATCCCGGCCTCTCGGCTTACGCGGAGGATCCGCAGGGGGCGGGCGCCGCCACGGCACAATTGGTGGAATTCGCAAAGAGAAATGTGCCGAGAGAGCGTTGGGGCGACACCGAGATCCGGCTAATGGCGACGGCTGGTTTGAGGTTGTTGGAGAAAGAAGGTCAAGAGAGGATCTTGGATGCTTGTAGGAGGACTTTGGGGGCATCTGGATTTAGGTTTCGTGATGATTGGGCTAGTGTTATCACTG GGTCTGATGAAGGCTTGTATGCTTGGGTTGTGGCTAACTATGCTCTTGGAACTCTTGGAGCCGAACCAACACATACAACTGGTATCATTGAACTTGGTGGTGCTTCAGCTCAG GTCACATTTGTCTCAAATGAGCCCATGCCCCCTGAGTTCTCCCGCCAAGTTAAATTTGGGAATTTCACTTACAACCTATACAGTCACAGCTTACTTCACTATGGCCAG AATGTTGCCTTCGAGTCGTTGAAAGAATCTCTTCTATCAGGACACCAAGAATTGC CTGCCGAATCTCTTTACATAAAGAAACCAATGGATCCTTGTACTCCTAGAGGATATGCCTATGAAAAGGAGGCACGGAGGCTCTCTCCTATTTCTTTATTCGAAAAAAGGAGATACATGTCTACTTTGTCTCCCAGTGGTAATTTCTCCGAGTGCCGATCTGCTTCTTTGAAGCTGCTGCAGAGAGGGAAAG ACAAATGCTCTTATCACACTTGCTACATTGGATCAACATTTATTCCAAAGCTGCAGGGGAAGTTTCTGGCAACAGAAAATTTCTTTCACACTTCAAAG TTCTTTAGGTTGAGGCAAAGATCATTTTTGTCTGGTCTGATGGCTGCTGGGGAAGAATTCTGCAAAGATGACTGGTCAAAGTTGACAAAGAAATACTCATTTCTCAATGCAGAGGACCTTAAGCACTATTGCTTCTCTTCAGCATATATTGTCGCCATGCTTCACGATAGTCTAGGAATTGCTTTGGATGATCGAAG GATTAAATACGCGAACCAGGTTGACAGTATCCCACTCGACTGGGCGCTGGGAGCCTTCATCCTGCAGAGTGCAACTGAGTTAGACACAGATAATGCAGATTGGCTGGCCCCGGTTATAGGAGGTGAATCTTCTCCCCTACCTCTTCTCTTCGGAATCTTCCTAATGGTGGTACTTGTGTCATGGTTCGTGGTGAGGAGACGGAAGCCTCATCTGAAGACGATCTATGATATGGAAAAAG ACAACGACGACCAAGTGCCTCAGTGA
- the LOC121797282 gene encoding uncharacterized protein LOC121797282, which yields MAEPLVGNVNQLLKTEAGGPSQPLPEAVGLNGKKPDVVGSSSSMAEDNQVVVTVNNEEEDENAPLIGMGECRICQEEDSVNNLESPCACSGSLKYAHRKCVQHWCNEKGDITCEICHKQYHSGYTAIPRPQPDETTIDIGGVWQISGTPLDMHDPRLLAITEAERQLFDADYDDYNNANSSGAAFCRSAALILMALLLLRHALSITDDGDADGEDDASTFLSLFLLRAVGFLMPCYIMIWAISILQRRRQRQEAATLAAAQFAIMVQSAQSRGLIVTSAAPAVTPLATPHAAGPSQAVPQQEHV from the exons ATGGCTGAACCTTTGGTGGGGAATGTGAACCAGCTACTGAAGACTGAGGCGGGTGGGCCGAGCCAACCGCTCCCTGAGGCTGTGGGGCTAAATGGAAAGAAGCCGGATGTGGTGGGTTCCTCATCATCAATGGCTGAAGATAACCAAGTGGTAGTGACAGTTAACAATGAGGAGGAAGACGAGAATGCACCACTGATAGGGATGGGGGAATGCCGGATTTGTCAGGAAGAGGATTCTGTAAATAATTTGGAGAGCCCCTGTGCTTGCAGTGGGAGTCTTAAG TATGCTCATAGGAAATGTGTTCAACACTGGTGCAATGAGAAGGGAGATATTACTTGTGAGATTTGTCACAAG CAATATCATTCTGGTTATACTGCTATACCACGTCCTCAGCCTGATGAAACTACCATTGATATAGG TGGAGTATGGCAAATATCTGGCACACCACTAGACATGCATGATCCACGTCTTCTGGCAATTACTGAGGCTGAGCGTCAGTTGTTTGATGCTGACTATGATGATTATAACAACGCTAACAGCAGTGGCGCTGCATTCTGCCGTTCAGCTGCTCTGATT TTAATGGCTCTTTTGCTACTGAGACATGCGCTGTCCATCACTGATGATGGGGATGCAGACGGAGAGGACGATGCATCAACTTTCTTATCT CTTTTCTTGCTTCGAGCTGTTGGATTTCTTATGCCTTGCTACATCATGATCTGGGCCATAAGCATCTTGCAACGTAGGAGGCAGAGACAG GAGGCTGCAACACTAGCGGCTGCACAGTTTGCAATCATGGTTCAATCAGCACAAAGCAGAGGCCTCATCGTCACCTCAGCTGCACCAGCAGTCACTCCGTTGGCCACTCCACATGCTGCTGGCCCTTCACAGGCCGTGCCTCAGCAGGAGCACGTCTGA
- the LOC121794828 gene encoding probable apyrase 6 isoform X1, with protein sequence MRRLNATTVRPSPEEDNKDMDPIKFQFRTSRPGFRPPNNKQPNLISKFCLYIAISIAILLFCYALLYGNRIDENKKYGIVIDGGSTGTRIHVFKYDVVNGNLALDFSDKGRASMRVNPGLSAYAEDPQGAGAATAQLVEFAKRNVPRERWGDTEIRLMATAGLRLLEKEGQERILDACRRTLGASGFRFRDDWASVITGSDEGLYAWVVANYALGTLGAEPTHTTGIIELGGASAQVTFVSNEPMPPEFSRQVKFGNFTYNLYSHSLLHYGQNVAFESLKESLLSGHQELPAESLYIKKPMDPCTPRGYAYEKEARRLSPISLFEKRRYMSTLSPSGNFSECRSASLKLLQRGKDKCSYHTCYIGSTFIPKLQGKFLATENFFHTSKFFRLRQRSFLSGLMAAGEEFCKDDWSKLTKKYSFLNAEDLKHYCFSSAYIVAMLHDSLGIALDDRRIKYANQVDSIPLDWALGAFILQSATELDTDNADWLAPVIGGESSPLPLLFGIFLMVVLVSWFVVRRRKPHLKTIYDMEKGKYITTRISRYS encoded by the exons ATGCGCCGATTGAATGCCACCACAGTACGCCCTAGTCCCGAAGAAGATAACAAAGATATGGATCCGATCAAATTCCAATTCCGGACGTCCCGACCCGGATTCCGACCCCCCAACAACAAGCAGCCAAATCTAATATCAAAATTCTGTCTCTACATCGCTATCTCGATTGCGATTTTGCTATTTTGCTACGCTCTGCTGTATGGGAACAGAATTGACGAAAACAAGAAATACGGCATCGTGATCGACGGAGGGAGCACGGGGACCAGGATTCATGTGTTCAAGTACGACGTTGTGAATGGGAATTTGGCCCTGGATTTCTCCGACAAGGGGCGGGCGTCGATGAGGGTGAATCCCGGCCTCTCGGCTTACGCGGAGGATCCGCAGGGGGCGGGCGCCGCCACGGCACAATTGGTGGAATTCGCAAAGAGAAATGTGCCGAGAGAGCGTTGGGGCGACACCGAGATCCGGCTAATGGCGACGGCTGGTTTGAGGTTGTTGGAGAAAGAAGGTCAAGAGAGGATCTTGGATGCTTGTAGGAGGACTTTGGGGGCATCTGGATTTAGGTTTCGTGATGATTGGGCTAGTGTTATCACTG GGTCTGATGAAGGCTTGTATGCTTGGGTTGTGGCTAACTATGCTCTTGGAACTCTTGGAGCCGAACCAACACATACAACTGGTATCATTGAACTTGGTGGTGCTTCAGCTCAG GTCACATTTGTCTCAAATGAGCCCATGCCCCCTGAGTTCTCCCGCCAAGTTAAATTTGGGAATTTCACTTACAACCTATACAGTCACAGCTTACTTCACTATGGCCAG AATGTTGCCTTCGAGTCGTTGAAAGAATCTCTTCTATCAGGACACCAAGAATTGC CTGCCGAATCTCTTTACATAAAGAAACCAATGGATCCTTGTACTCCTAGAGGATATGCCTATGAAAAGGAGGCACGGAGGCTCTCTCCTATTTCTTTATTCGAAAAAAGGAGATACATGTCTACTTTGTCTCCCAGTGGTAATTTCTCCGAGTGCCGATCTGCTTCTTTGAAGCTGCTGCAGAGAGGGAAAG ACAAATGCTCTTATCACACTTGCTACATTGGATCAACATTTATTCCAAAGCTGCAGGGGAAGTTTCTGGCAACAGAAAATTTCTTTCACACTTCAAAG TTCTTTAGGTTGAGGCAAAGATCATTTTTGTCTGGTCTGATGGCTGCTGGGGAAGAATTCTGCAAAGATGACTGGTCAAAGTTGACAAAGAAATACTCATTTCTCAATGCAGAGGACCTTAAGCACTATTGCTTCTCTTCAGCATATATTGTCGCCATGCTTCACGATAGTCTAGGAATTGCTTTGGATGATCGAAG GATTAAATACGCGAACCAGGTTGACAGTATCCCACTCGACTGGGCGCTGGGAGCCTTCATCCTGCAGAGTGCAACTGAGTTAGACACAGATAATGCAGATTGGCTGGCCCCGGTTATAGGAGGTGAATCTTCTCCCCTACCTCTTCTCTTCGGAATCTTCCTAATGGTGGTACTTGTGTCATGGTTCGTGGTGAGGAGACGGAAGCCTCATCTGAAGACGATCTATGATATGGAAAAAGGTAAATACATAACCACGCGCATCAGTCGATACTCATAA
- the LOC121794829 gene encoding mitochondrial Rho GTPase 1-like translates to MTGGATAADGAGNGVRIVVAGDAKTGKSSLIVTAAVENFPTNVPPVLPPTRLPVDLYPERVPVTIIDTSSSPENRGRLVEDLARADAVVLTYACDRPDTLDRLSTHWLPELCRLEVKVPVIVVGCMLDKRGDQQPVSLEQVMSPIMQQFREIETCIECSALNHIQIPEVFFYAQKAVLHPTAPLFDQEQQVLKPRCVRALKKIFILCDHDRDGSLSDAELNEFQVKCFNAPLPASEIVGVKRVVQDKLREGVDDRGLTLLGFLFLHALFIEKGRLETTWTVLRKFGYNNEIRLCDDQLPPPIKRYPDQSVELTTEATEFLRKIFLTYDVDCDGALRSHELEDLFSTAPETPWNVAPYVDAAEKTALGGLSLDGFLSLWALITLLDPIRSVETLIYIGYGSDPSSAFHVTRRRRLDRKKQQTERTVYQCFVFGPKETGKSALLNGFIGRFPEEYAPTIGNRYAVNVINQPSGLKKTLVLREIPDEGVKELLAKKDALAACDVAVFVHDSSRKPSWDKALEMLVDVASQGEATGYEVPCLIVAAKDSLDPHLSVIQDSTRVSQDMGIEAPIPLSTKLGDFSNIFDRVVRAAEHPHLSIPETSAGKSRKQYHRLLNRSLVFISVGAAVAVVGLGVYRVYSARRNSSS, encoded by the exons ATGACGGGAGGTGCTACGGCTGCTGATGGGGCGGGGAATGGTGTCAGAATTGTGGTTGCCGGCGACGCAAAGACGGGAAAATCGAGTTTGATTGTCACGGCAGCtgttgaaaactttccaacTAATGTGCCACCGGTGCTGCCGCCTACGAGGCTCCCCGTGGACTTGTACCCGGAACGTGTTCCTGTCACCATTATTGACACTTCGTCCAG TCCTGAAAATAGGGGCAGGCTTGTTGAAGACCTCGCAAGGGCTGATGCTGTTGTCCTTACTTACGCATGTGATAGGCCCGATACTCTTGATAGATTAAGTACTCATTGGCTTCCTGAACTTTGCCGACTAGAG GTTAAAGTGCCTGTTATTGTGGTTGGTTGCATGCTAGATAAGAGAGGTGATCAACAACCAGTTAGCCTGGAGCAAGTTATGTCACCTATAATGCAACAGTTTCGGGAGATCGAAACCTGTATTGAGTGCTCTGCATTGAACCATATTCAG ATTCCAGAGGTTTTCTTTTATGCTCAAAAGGCTGTACTCCATCCAACTGCACCCTTATTTGATCAGGAGCAACAAGTTTTGAAACCACGTTGTGTGAGGGCATTAAAAAAGATATTTATTCTCTGTGATCACGATAGGGATGGATCACTCAGTGATGCAGAGTTGAATGAGTTTCAg GTCAAGTGTTTCAATGCTCCACTTCCAGCATCAGAAATAGTGGGCGTTAAAAGGGTCGTGCAAGATAAATTGCGAGAAGGTGTCGATGATCGTGGACTTACATTGTTGGGCTTTCTATTTCTGCATGCTCTTTTCATTGAGAAAGGGCGTCTGGAGACAACATGGACTGTCCTAAGGAAATTCGGGTACAATAATGAGATCAGATTGTGTGATGATCAATTGCCACCTCCAATAAAGAGATATCCCGACCAG AGCGTGGAGCTAACTACTGAAGCTACAGAGTTTTTGAGAAAGATTTTCCTCACCTATGATGTTGATTGT GATGGAGCCCTTCGATCTCATGAACTCGAAGATTTGTTTTCTACAGCACCTGAAAC TCCTTGGAATGTAGCTCCATATGTAGATGCTGCAGAGAAGACGGCTCTTGGAGGGCTATCCCTTGATGGATTTTTGTCACTG TGGGCCCTTATAACGCTTTTGGACCCAATTCGTAGTGTTGAGACCCTCATTTACATCGGATATGGTAGTGATCCATCATCTGCTTTTCATGTAACTCGAAGAAGACGATTAGATCGCAAGAAGCAGCAAACAGAAAGAACTGTTTAtcaatgttttgtttttggacCAAAAGAAACTGGAAAATCCGCTTTGCTTAATGGTTTTATTGGAAG GTTCCCTGAAGAATATGCTCCAACAATTGGCAACAGATATGCTGTTAATGTTATCAATCAACCGTCA GGACTTAAGAAGACTCTTGTATTGCGAGAAATTCCTGATGAAGGAGTTAAAGAGTTACTAGCAAAGAAGGATGCTCTGGCTGCGTGCGATGTGGCAGTGTTTGTTCATGACAG tTCCCGCAAACCTTCTTGGGATAAAGCATTGGAGATGCTTGTGGATGTAGCAAGTCAAGGGGAAGCCACTGGTTATGAGGTGCCATGCCTCATTGTTGCTGCCAAGGATTCTCTTGACCCTCACTTGTCAGTGATCCAGGATTCTACACGT GTAAGCCAGGACATGGGAATAGAGGCTCCTATCCCTCTTAGCACAAAGCTCGGAGATTTCAGTAACATATTCGACAGGGTTGTGAGGGCTGCAGAGCACCCTCACTTGAGTATTCCCGAGACGTCAGCTGGGAAAAGCCGTAAGCAGTACCACAGGTTGCTTAATCGCTCCCTAGTGTTTATATCTG TTGGAGCTGCAGTTGCTGTCGTTGGGTTGGGTGTTTATCGGGTTTATTCTGCAAGAAGGAATTCTTCTAGTTAG
- the LOC121794704 gene encoding amino acid transporter AVT1J-like isoform X1 produces MELPNIEELESQNHPPQKNGASFITTCINGLNALTGIRLLSIPYALSHGGWLSLITLTVIAMICFYTALLLKKCMDSNSLIKTYPDIGEHAFGKKGRALISIFMYLELFLLAVEFLILEGDNLHKLFPYTNVRVWGKTIGGKPMFIILTALVMLPTTWLRNLSLLAYVSAGGILAYLILIATVFWIGAFENVGFHEKEALWRYNRMPTAVSLYTFCYCGHAVFPTICTSMKDKTQFPKVFTTYIFT; encoded by the exons ATGGAGTTGCCCAATATTGAGGAACTGGAATCCCAAAACCATCCACCACAAAAAAATGGTGCTTCTTTCATCACAACTTGCATCAATGGCCTTAATGCTCTAACtg GTATTAGACTATTATCGATACCATATGCACTATCACACGGAGGGTGGCTTTCTCTCATCACACTTACTGTTATAGCAATGATATGTTTTTACACAGCTTTACTTCTAAAAAAATGCATGGATTCAAATAGTCTCATCAAAACTTACCCGGACATAGGCGAGCATGCGTTTGGGAAGAAAGGGAGAGCCCTTATATCCATCTTCATGTACCTCGAGCTCTTCCTCCTTGCAGTGGAGTTCCTCATCTTGGAAGGTGACAACTTGCATAAGCTCTTCCCTTACACAAACGTTCGCGTTTGGGGGAAGACCATTGGGGGAAAGCCAATGTTCATCATCCTCACCGCGCTAGTAATGCTGCCCACGACATGGCTGAGAAATCTCTCCCTCCTAGCATATGTCTCTGCAGGTGGGATTCTAGCCTATCTGATTCTTATTGCTACGGTTTTTTGGATTGGAGCGTTTGAGAATGTGGGATTTCATGAAAAGGAAGCTCTTTGGAGGTATAATAGAATGCCAACTGCAGTGAGCTTGTACACATTCTGTTACTGTGGTCATGCTGTTTTCCCTACTATTTGCACTTCAATGAAAGACAAAACACAATTTCCTAAGGTATTTACTACTTATATATTCACTTAG